In the Orcinus orca chromosome 19, mOrcOrc1.1, whole genome shotgun sequence genome, cctctcGCCCCTGTCCCCTCCAGTCCATCCTCTGGGGGTGCCGGTGGCACTAACACAGACCTGACCGTGTCACCTCTGCTCAAAGCCTCCAGGGCCCCTGGGGCACTCCTCACTCATCTCTGACGGAGCCCCCTGGGCCAGGGCAGGAACTGCCACCCAAGAGCCAGCTGCGGCCCTCAGGTCTGGCTCGTGTGATGGCTGGTCCACCTCAGCTGCCACCGCTCCCGGTCAcctccctcccagctcctcctctGCTCCCGAGGCGCCTGACTCCTGCAGTCTGGGCCTCCGGACGGGACCACCCCAGACGCGCCCTACGCCGCGCACCTCTCTCCTTGGCGTTTGCACCCCCCATGCCGTGCGCACCCCCTTCTCCACTAGACCCCAACCAACGCAACCCCAGCAGGCACCGCCAACCCCTCTTCTGGGTCCGCACTGTCCCCGCCGCCCACCGTGACACACCTGCGTCCCCCTGTACTGAGGCCCTGCTGCCAGGGAGGCGGCcggcacggggtggggggggagggagggggaggggaggagcccgCGTGGGAACTGGGCCTGGAGAGCAGCGGCGCCGTCCTGGTCAGTggagggaagccccaggggagaactcttaggatctgtCCAGGGAAGAAGGCGGCGCCTGCTCTCTAAACACCCCGAAACCCACCCAGAAGGAGACGTGCAGACGTGCAGCTCCGGTGAAGGCCCGGCCGGCCGAGGCTCCCGGGGCTGCAGGGGCCGCGGAGGAGGAAGCCCCGGCCACGCTCTCAGAAGCGCCAGGCCTCACGCGGGAGGAAGCAGGCTCGGGGCTGGGCGGGCTCGCTCGGCCGGAAGCAGGCCGCCCAGGACCCGCCGTCCACCTCTGAGCCCTCGCAGGGGCCGGAGCTGGAGCGGCTGCACGGCCTCAGGGGACCGGCAGGCACTGAGGACTCGGGAGGGAGAACCCGAGGCCTGGTGCTGCCGCGGAGTTCTCGCGCGCCGGGGACCAGCTCCCCGCCCTCCCGGCCTCCGTCTCCCTACCTGTGGAACGCAGGGTGTGGACAGGACGCGCCCCACGCTGGCCCTCCAGCggggccaggccaggcccccAAGGGAAGGGGGGCGCCTCGGGGTCAGCCTAGCGGAGGACTGACAACCAAACGGCCTCACGGGCCAGAGACCTCGGGCTCTGGGTGCCCCCTAGTGGGCGGTCCCGGCTCACCCGGTGCCGGCCCTTAACCGTAACCCCTGACACCCCGCATCCAGAACCTGGGCAAAGCAGGAGTCACGGGGCCTGCGTTCTGACCCCAAATTCGCCGGCTGCTGAGCCCAGCCCCAGGGTGCtgggccagctgtgtgaccctgggcaagtcagtgtgcctctctgggcctcagtttccccagctgttaGACAAGGCAGAGACAGATCAAGGGATGTCAGGTCCCTTCGAGGACCCCAGAGCAGGGATGTTCCAGccagaagctgggggtggggcagctcACCGATATCTTGGTGAAGACAGACAGCAGCAGCGACAGGACAGACAGGTACATGCGTATCCGTTGGCCTCCATAGCGCTTCTGGATGTATTCAGGCATGGTGACAATCTGGCGGGGGCACGGGGGCAGGGGTTAAGCGTGCTGCGAGACCACAGCCCACGTTCAGGACCGGGAGCTTCTCACACTCCCAACGCCAGGCCTGGAATTCCAGGCTAAGCGCTCTGATCACATCCTGAGGGGCTCAGGCCTGGGTGTGGCAGGCTGAGACAGGAGGAATGGATTCGGGGGACTGTGCCTGGGGGCACAGGGATGAGTTTGGAGGCCGTGGTGACAAATCCAGTGAGCTTCGGCTGGTTGGGGAGGCTGGCTGTGCCCGACTGAGACAACCAGGAAAGGGGATCCCCTGGACTTAGTGACAGCCCAGCTGGGGCTGAAGGAGTGGTGGAGTCAAGGACAGCGTCCCCTGGGTGTGCCACCCAGGTGTGCAGCCCAGGTGTCTCACCCAGGTGTGTAGCCCAGCGCACAGCCCAGGTGTGCAGCCTGTGTGCTCGGGTAGATGCATCGTCCCCCAGATGCAACACGCAGGTACAGTAGAAACCAACAGACGAGGCCCATGGGCTGAGGTCCGAGGGGACCTGTCTTCGTGGGCTGATGGGAATGTTAGTTGGACTAACAACAAACCCGGAACTGAGAGTTGTGGGTTCACTCACCTTGTGAGTGAAGCCAGGGGTCCtgcccatcaccaccacccactcCAACCAAGGCCCGGACGCAGGCGAGGCTGTCCTGAGGCCCCAGGAGCAGACTCACCTCCGAAGAGATGTAGATGGGCACGAACACCCACGCCAGGGCCAGCAGCACGTACGTGGCCTGAGGGGGACAGAGGCAGAGTAAGGACAGCAGATACCAGGGGTCTGGAGGCCTGAGTTGCCGTGAGAACCTGGGGCGGCCCCGCCCCCGCAGCCCTATAAACAGACGGCCAGGCAAAGGCTCACGGCTTCCCGTGGCTCTTCAGCATTCTGAAGACCCAGCTTCCCCAGGAGCGCCGCCTGCCTGGACGCTGGCCACCCCGGTTGCTGGGAGCTGCCCCTCTGGCCACGGAGGGGTAGGCTCTGATGCAGCCCCATCCAGCGTCTCTCAGGGTTGCTGTGCTTCCTCCCACGGCCCCACACAGCCTGGGCCCGCCTTCCAGGAGCTCACATGCCACTCGAAGCCTGCCACCGCCAGGCCTCCAGCTGCACCCGAACCCGCCAGTCCGATGAAGAGGCCCGAGCCCTCGCTGCTGGCAAAGAGGGAGGCTCCCatctggaggagagagaggaaaaggatctAGCAAGAGGCCCACCCCGACTCCGAGCCCCACCCTTGCCACGTTTTCCAGCACCCCAGCTTGGGGACCCCCTGTCAGTCTCAGCCTGCCCCATCACTGCCTGCTTGGGCTGGCCTGGGGGGTGACATTGGGTGAGGAGGACACACATAGTGACCGCAGGGATGCAGATGAGGGCTGACCTAGAGATCAGATGCGGCCCCACCGGAAGGAGGGGCGGGAGGAGACAGGGTGCACTCACCGGCCCCCACGTCATGTCCCGGCCCGCCAGGAAGTAGCCGCTCACTGTGTTCCTGCTGGCCCGGCACGAGGACTGCAAGGACAGAGGTGGAAACTGGAGCCCTCGCGTGGCTCGTACCGCTGCTGCGGAAACAGTCCGCTGGCTCCCCAAAGACTTAGACACACAGATTATCCCGGGCCCCAGCAAATCCACTCCCAGGATACAGAGAACTGGAAACAGGTGCTCGAGCAAAACCTGTACTCGAATGTTCACAGCGgtgttattcacaacagccaaagggTGGAAACAGCCCCCAGTGCTCATCAGCTGATGGCGTTAGGAGTAGACAGGAGGAGGCCCTCCCCTCTGTGCAGGGTCCTGGGGTTCACTGCGCAAGTCCCTGTCCCCTGAAGCCCCGGGGTTCACCTGTAAATGGGGCTGGCCTTTGGCCCGTGGCTGTGGGACAGTTAGGGTGATGTGCACAGTGCCTGCATAGAAGGGGCCCCGCTGCTGCCCGTGATGACCAAAATCGCTTCTCTCCTATCAAAGGCGGGAGAAACTGGCTTATGAACTAGGCTAGGCTGGTGGACACGGAGTTGTCAAAACAGAGACCCCCAGGTCCTGcacgcccctccccgcccctggaTTCTGGCCCAGCTGGTTTGGGGCAGCCGAGAACCCCTGTGATTCTATCGTTCAGGGCGATGTTCGCCCAGTGAGTCAATCTGACATCGGAGGCGAGGCCAGGAAGACGGCGTGCTGTGCCCGGGCCCCCAGCGTGTCAGCCGCATAGAAGGCCCCAAGCCTCGCACTCGGCCTGCCCTTAGAGAGACTTCCTATTCCTCACTTTAGAGACTGAGAAGCTGCTGCCAGAGAGTGAAAGGGGCTCGGTCAAGGCTCTGACGAATCTCCcccggggctgggaggaggaCCCCGCAGGCACCAGGCCTCCAGGGAGAGGATGCAACGCCCAGGGGACGTGCCGGCCGGTTCCCGcaccccactgcccaccccagcTGGTACCACCACCGTCCTCTCACCCATATGCCCACGGCCACGTTCAGGGCAAAATACACGGTTATGATGGTGATGTCGACCACGCTCAGCTGCGGCCCGGGGGCGTGGGGACCGCCGGTAGAGTTGTCCGCAGCCATCCTGCAGCAGGGCCAGCTCGAGCGGGAGGGACTGAGGCCAGGCCAGGGCAGAAAGGGCTTCCCGGCAGGAAATAAATTGATGATTAAACCGAGCCGACGGTGCCACCTCCTGCCCACGGTGTGGCCGCGTGCAGGGAAGCTGCTTCAAAGTGCAGCAACATCTCCTCCACCCCCAGTGGGGATCGAGGGAGTGGGGAGCGCTCGGGGGAGGCTCGGGAAAAGTAAAGGGAGCCTAGTGGATCCAGAGGCAACCAGAATCGTCCCAGAAAGGGGTCGTTACTGAATGGGTGGCTGAACCTGTATGTAATTCGGATAAGAAGCACGGAGGGTTGGGGACAGATGCCCCACTTCTGGGGACACTGCCATGATGGCAGCCACATCCTTCTGCACCCAGCAGGCCGTGAGTGGACCGAGAGGGTCCTGGGATAGTGACTTGCGTCACACGGTTCACTTCCAGCCACGGCAGTCCTGGTCCTAGAACACCCTTCGCTGGACAATAAAGGCCTGTCACCAAATTTCCTGCTCCCTTTTCTAGACCAGTGATCAGGCCAAACCGTCCCATCCTGACCATCCCCTTGGGTCCCCAGGGTCTCCCAGGACCCCAGATACTGGGTCCTAGTATCCAGCAAGCGTCTGCCAGGGGCTGAGAGCCACTATGCTTAGCTCTTCTGCACACTGTCCCCTTTTGCGCTCAGAGTAGGTGGTACGGGTCACAGTCAAGGGACGAAGGCAGGAGGCTGGCCACCGGTCCCTGCACGACCGCTTGAGGGCCAGAGCTGGGCTTCAGCTCCACATCTGACCCCAGATGCTCCCTGTTGGTGGCAATGATGTCTCTGGTTCCACTGGGTCCTTCCTGTTCAGATTGCTCACTAATTAAATCAGTGTGTACAGCCGGGTGGGTCTCCGTGTGTGACATTTGGGGTTTAACCAGGACACGCAACCCCTCCAGAAGTGTTAATGAGTGAACGGCTGCCACTGGGAACACACTGGCCTGCAAAACCAACTGTGCCTGTTACTCGGTAACCAAGGCAGAGGGTTTAAAGATTAATCCCCTCACATGCGGGACTAGACGGGGAAGAAAAAGTAAGTCACTGCTTACGGTAAAGTCAGGCAGGCTCAGACCGCCCCTCCCCAACTATCCTCACCTTCAAGTAACTAGCCTCTCAGGTGGTGTTACTTCCCAAGCCATTGCTAGAAATGTATCGTGAATCAAAAGATCACTTTGTACTGGTCAGAAGGACACAACGGGATAACGTCCAGATTTATGAAACTGGTCTCCTAAAGATGCAGTAGCTGAAAGAACAGTATTTGGTCCCCGCTCCGCAGCCTGGGTCTCGGAAGGAAATAAACCACTTAGAGACAACACTGCCACCCACTCCACCTTCTGATCAAAAGGCCTGGGTAAAGGAGGCCAAGAAGAGCTGATGGATGGGGACAGCGAGAGGGCGGCAGTGGAGGAAATGAAGGAAGCCTTTACGTCCTGTTTACAAAcaccacttctgacaccaaatgtgtgtgggttttctccaCTCCGACCAATTCTCCATCCCTCTGGACACCAACCGGGTGTCCTGTGactcaactcaattctgacattaTCTGCGAGTTAGCGCAGACCCCACAGGCTAAGGGCTCAGTCCGGCAAAACTgctcccacttcagatgccaggtGCAAGTCCTGGGCCTCCCGTACTTCTGCTGAGCGTCTGTAAATTGGGAGCTCCCATACCCCTTCTTCAGGGTTGATAATTTGCTaggatggctcacagaactcagggaaacactcgATTACTTATgattattataaaggatatttcTACAGGATTCAGATGAAGAGGTCCATTGAGTGAAGTCCAGAAGAGTCCTAGCACcagtgtgttcaccaacctgggaCAGTGTGTTCCCTTCATCGTgtggggtttttatggaggtgTTATCACCTAGGCATGATGGATGAGATCACTGACACTAATAATTAGCTCAAGACTGCAAGTTGCAATCCTCTCATCAtgccttggtctttctggtgtccggcccccatcctgaagctctCTAGGGGCCACTggactgtatactttaaaatagtttaagtggtgaattttatgttatgtgcattttaccttGAGGATAAAATAAATAGGCTTCTGGAATTTAAAAGGCTTTAGAGGTCTTGTCCTCCTGCAGAGATGTACTGAACCAAGGTAGAACCCTGCACCTATTaagattttcttcaaataaacagcaatacaataacagtaggggactctAATGTCTCACTCTAACAATgcatagatcatccagacagagaaGCATAAGGATACAGTGATTTGAACAACACTACAAACCAagagacctaacagacatatgcAGAACATTCTATCTAAtgacagcagaatacatattctcaagtgcatatggaacattttctagAATAGACTATATGTTGGGCCACAAAAGAGGTCATAGCAAATtcaagaagaatgaaatcataccaagtatcttctctgaccacagagGTGTGAAACTAGAAACCaataacaagaagaaaactggaaaattcacaaatacatggaaattaagcaacaccctcctgaacaaccaatggatcaaagaagaaattatagggGAAATAAAAAAGTTTCTTGAGACggataaaaatggaaacacaacataccaaaacttataggttgtagcaaaagcagttccaagagggaattatatagcaataaatgcctCAATTAAGAAGCAAGAGAGATCCCCCCAAAATAACCTAACACTATGACTCAGGGAactaggagaaaaacaaatggagcccaaagttagcagaaggaagggaataaCAAAGactagagtagaaataaatgaaatagagaacaggaaaacaataaaaaagattaaccaaactaagagctggttccttaaaaaaatttaaaaattgacaaaactttagttAGATTAACccaggaaaaaagagaggacacatatcaacaaaattttaaatgaaaaaggagacattacaaccgataccacaggaatacaaaggatGACAAGaggctactatgaacaactatatgccaaccaACTGAACAACCtacaataaatggaaaaattcttagaaacatacgaactaccaagattgaatcaggaagagatagaaagTCTGAACAGACCGATTACTGATAATGAGATTGAGTCAGTAATCATAAATTTCCAAatgaagaaaagcccaggaccagatggcttcactggtgaattctgccaaacattaGAGAATTAATGacaatccttctcaaaatcttcccaaAAACATCAAAGAGGAGCTTGAACACTCTCAAGGTCATATGACAAGGCTTGCATTACCCTGATGCCAAAGCCAGAAAAGGACACTACAAGTAAAgaaccaatatccctgatgaatttagatgcaaaaactctcaataaaatactagcaaaccaaactcagcagcacattaaaaggatcattcaccatgattaGGTGAGATTTATactgggatgcaaggatagttcaacatatggaaatcaatgtgataaatcacattaatagaaagaatgaaaaaaaactcATATGATCCCTCAATAGAGGCAGaataagcatttgacaaaattcaatatccattcatgataaaaactcttaacaaagtaggtatagaaggaagttcctcaacataataaaggccatgtatgaaaagcccacagctaacatcatactcagtggtgaaaggctgaaaacttttcctccaagatcaggaacaagacaagagtgttccctctccccactcctatCCAACACAGCACTGGAAGGCCTTGCCAGGGCAGTCagacaagaaacagaaacaacaggcctcagaattggaaaggaagaagtaaaactgtctctatctGAAGATGAcattatatgtataaaaaatcctaaagactccaccaaaccaaaacaaaaacaaacaaaaaaaccctgttaAATCTagtcaacaaattcagtaaagttgcagaatacaaaattaacatacaaaagtcaGTAGCATTACTAGACACTAACAACAAATTACctgaaaaggaaataaggaaaatgatcccatttacaatagcatcaaaaccaataaaatacttggggataaacttaaccaaggagatgaaagatctcTACTCTAAAAAcagtaagacactgatgaaattgaagaagatgcaaataaatggaaaggtatcttgtgttcacagattggaagaattaatattgttaaaatgtcaataccgCTAAAAGccatctacagagtcaatgcaattcctatcaagatTCCAATAGTGTTTTTTagagaagtagaaaaaaacaatcctaaaatttacagggaaacacaaaagaccccaaatagccaaatcctgagaaagaagaacaaagccggaggcatcacacttcctgattttaagcTATATTATAAAACTGTAGTAATCAGAACAGTCTGgttctggcataaaaacagacaaatagacccatggaacagaactgagagcccagaaacaaacccaagcatgtacagtcaactaatatttgacaagggatcCGAGAATACTcaatgagaaaagacagtctctctaataaatggtgctgggagaattggaaattcacatgtaaaagaatgaaactagacccctatcttacaccacttacaaaaattaacttgaaatgaattaaagactttaatgtaagacctgaaactatgaaaaactcctagaagtaaaatagtaaaaaaagctccttgacatgggtcttggcaatgattttttggatatgacacctaaagcacaagcaataaaataaaaaaacaagtggaactatatcaaactaaaagatttctgcatatcaaaggaaaaaatcaacaaactgaaaagacaacctacagaatgagaaaatatttgcaaacctgtatctgataaggggttaatatccaaaaaataaataaataaataaagaactcatacaactcaatagcaaaataaataaataaaagttaaaactctgatttaaaaatgggcaaaaggcctgaatagacatttttcaaaaaatgatatatgaatagccaacaggtacatgaaaagatgctcaacatcactagttgttagggaaatgcaaatcaaaacaacaatgagatatcgcaaaatgagaatttcaaaacattgctgaaaggaattaaagacctaaataaaatggaaacacaccccatgttcatggattggaagatttaatattgttaaaatggcaatactccAAGTAGTTCATTCTTTTGGATGTTATATTCTTTGGGGGGGGCAATACTTGATATACATCATACATTTATTAGTGAATATCCCTCTGAAATCAgctacaatattaaaaaaaaatgattgcacTATTTGGTCAAGCAGAACCAggaactttcattaaaaaaaagtacaggacttccctggcagcacaatggttaagaatctgcctgccaatgcaggggacagaggttcattccctggtccgggaagatcccacaggctgcggagcaactaagcccatgtgccacaactactgagcctgtgctctacagcctgcgagccacaactactgaagcccgcgcacctagagcccatgctccgcaagagaagccactgcaacgagaagcccgcaccacgacgaagagtagctcttgctcaccgcaactagagaaaagcccgtgtgcagcaacgaagacccaacgcagccaaaaagaaaatataaatttattttttaaaagtaaaaatctgttaaaaatttcaattagtatacacatatatataacatactagTTATGTTACATGCTACAAACCAAGGTGAATCCAATGGAATggaaaaaaacatacattttctttttgaaaaatatttatttatttggctgcaccaggtctcagctgcagcatgcaggatctagttccctgaccagggatggaactcgggccccctgcattgggagcacagagtcttaatcactggaccaccagggaagtccctcaaagtattttctaattcaccttctgatttcttcttttatcccactggtttttaaaaactgttttctaatttccatgcatttgtgaattttcctgatttctttctgttactgatttctatgTCAttacattgtggtcagagaagacacTTCGTATGAtttcaatcattttaaatttattgagaacttatttTGTGGTTTAtcatgtggtctatcctggagaatgttctatgtgcacttgagaagaatgtgtattttgctctTGTTGGGtgtattttgcttttgttctgtACATGTCCATTAAGTCGAATTGGTTTATACTCTTGTTCAAATCCTCTGTTTCCCTATTGTTCATTTATCTAGTTCTATCCATTATCTTCAGGGGGCGCttaagtctccaactattattattGAATTGCCTATtgtcccttcaattctgtcagtttttccttCACATTTATTGGGGGGCTCTGTCGTTAgatgcatatataatttttatatcgtCTTAATGAACTCTTTTATAATCATATAatgtccttccctgtctcttgcaGGAATTTTTGTGTTAAAgtctactttttctgatatttgtATAGCCACCCCAATTCTCTTTTGGTtactcttgttttttaaaatatttatttttccttatttttttggctgcgttgggtcctagttgtggcacgtgggatctttcgttacAGCGCACAGGTTCTTctttgcagcgcgcgggcttctctctagttgtggcgcacgggctccagagcacgcagATTCcctagttgaggtgcacaggctcagtagttgtggcaggcagacttagttgccctgtggcatgcaggatcttagttccctgaccagggacagaacctgcatcccttgcattggaaggcggattctttaccactggaccaccagggaagtccctctttcggTTACTctttgtatcaaatatctttccatctttccacTTTCAACCTTATTTGTGTCTCTGGAGACAATTCTTTTGCACACAGCATAGAGttggatcattttttttaatttttttaacattgtgtaagttttgtttgtttggccacactgcatggcttgtgggatcttagtcccctgaccagggatcgaacctgggccctagcagtgaaagcaccgagtcctaaccactggatcccCAGAGAACTCCcagttggatctttttttttttttttttttttttgcagtacgcgggcctctcactgttgtggcctctcccattgcagagcacaggctccgacgtgcaggctcagtggccatggctcacgggcctagccgctccgcggcatgtgggatcttcccggaccggggcacgaacccgtgtcccctgcattggcaggcggactcccaaccactgcgccaccagggaagcccctggatcattttttaaaaatccatcctgCCAAtgtctgccttttgattggaaaGTTCTATTCATTGTcattaatgtaattactgataaggaaacaCTTCTGCcagtttgctatttgttttctacatgtcgTATCTTTTTTAGTCCTCAATTCCTCCACTACTCCCTTTTTGGTGTTGCATAGATATTTTCTAGTCTACCATTTTGGtccccttctttcttttactatgtattttttacttattttcttagtggttgccctgGGGATTACAATCAATATCCTAATACGATGGTTAGTTTTACTCGTCAGCTTGGCTAGGCTATGGTACCCAGTTTTTTGTCAAACCagtctaggtttttttttttttaaagactttatttttttagagcagttttaagttcacagcaatacTGAGCAGTAGGTACAGGGATTTCCCACATGGCCCCAGCCCCCAACATGCACAATTTCTCcattatcagcaaccccaccagagtggtacatttgtcacaattggTGAACATACATGGACACATCACCACCACccgaagtccacagtttacatcagggtttactcttggtgttgtacattctgtgggtttagacatatgtataatgacatatatccagcattatagtatcatacagagtatttttcaCTGCCacaaaaatcttctgtgctctctctagtcctccctccatccccccaccaacccctggcaaccactgatcttttagtCTCCATAAAG is a window encoding:
- the LOC101283063 gene encoding sodium/glucose cotransporter 5 — encoded protein: MAADNSTGGPHAPGPQLSVVDITIITVYFALNVAVGIWSSCRASRNTVSGYFLAGRDMTWGPMGASLFASSEGSGLFIGLAGSGAAGGLAVAGFEWHATYVLLALAWVFVPIYISSEIVTMPEYIQKRYGGQRIRMYLSVLSLLLSVFTKISIDLYAGALFVHICLGWNFYLSTILMLAVTALYTIAGGLAAVIYTDTLQTLIMVVGAVILTVKAFEQIGGYDQLASAYARAVPSRIISNTTCHVPRADAMHMFRDPSTGDLPWTGMTFGLTVMATWYWCTDQGVSGGQGGQGAPAR